A stretch of the Capsicum annuum cultivar UCD-10X-F1 chromosome 10, UCD10Xv1.1, whole genome shotgun sequence genome encodes the following:
- the LOC107844334 gene encoding uncharacterized protein LOC107844334 has product MSQLSTALNQRKSRPLPSDIVQNLCNDGSCMAITTRSGKVLPGPSVGKVVNEEVIEKNIEFKKSNPVKSEKLDGIDIPSNHQQIDELGKRKDKEKKAVVTTLPKRPSHFLHRLKNKVNDKKFSKFMAMIKQLTVNMSFIEALKQMLGYAKFLKDLVTKKREKKADPEAFISPCIIGSFNFAKALCDLGVSINLMSLAVYKKLGLEDPTSINMQLVMVNKLVKRSVGILMEGKQEVGDKLEINGAFLDEKILAAVMEKIP; this is encoded by the exons ATGAGTCAACTCTCAACAGCATTGAATCAGAGGAAGAGCAGACCATTGCCAAGCGATATAGTTCAGAATCTTTGTAATGATGGATCGTGTATGGCAATTACCACacggagtggtaaggtattaccaggcCCTTCTGTGGGTAAAGTTGTGAATGAAGAGGTGATCgaaaaaaatattgagtttaaaAAAAGTAATCCAGTAAAATCTGAGAAACTGGATGGCATTGATATCCCTTCTAATCATCAGCAGATTGATGAGTTAGGAAAAAGGAAAGACAAGGAAAAGAAAGCAGTGGTGACTACTCTCCCAAAACGACCATCTCACTTTCTTCATAGATTGAAGAATAAAGTCAACGATAagaagtttagtaaattcatggcaatgatAAAACAGCTAACAGTGAATATGTCTTTTATAGAGGCACTTAAACAGATgctaggatatgctaaatttttgaaaGATCTTGTGACAAAGAAGAGAGAA aagaaggcagacccagaAGCATTCATCAGCCCTTGTATAATTGGGTCTTTTAATTTTGccaaggccttatgtgatctaggAGTGAGCATCAACCTAATGTCGCTAGCTGTTTATAAGAAGTTAGGTTTGGAAGATCCTACATCGATAAATATGCAacttgtgatggtgaataagttAGTAAAGCGatctgttggtatttt GATGGAAGGGAAGCAAGAAGTTGGAGATAAACTTGAGATCAATGGTGCATTCCTGGATGAGAAAATCTTGGCTGCTGTTATGGAAAAAATACCTTAG